The nucleotide sequence TGATACGTTTTAAAGATCTGAGActgaataatataaaaggCAAGTTTTTTTACAGTAATACAGTATATTGTAAAACCAATTcgtttttatattactgtgttaataatttaagcCAATTAAAcaatgcaaaaaaaaattactcTAGTCTAGGACAGCTAGTtgatagaaaaaaaaatgttataaatttaaatgatgatgataaaattatcaaaagCTACAAAAGggtaaatataaagaaaatacttaagggtaataaaaaatcggATAAGTTTGAAGATGAGGAAAAtgttaacaaaaaaaacaaattaggGGATACGAATATGGAATccaattttgttaattttaatgGGATGGAACTTCAATCAGaatataatagaaaaaagaaGGTTGCTGAAAATagagaagaaaaaattattatgaacaATATTGAACAAAAAGATAAAGAGATGAAAAAGAGTCCGGAGGATTATTCAGATAAAATCGATGATAGTGATATGGatgaaatttatttaaaaaatttgcaaaaaaaaaataaaagagaTATAGATGAtgagaatataaaaaattctgTTGATGAACTATTTTATTCGaaagggaaaaaaaaaaaattaatgaaaagacttatttttaatagtaATTGTGATTATATGGATTTgattaataaatatcaaGAATTTAAAGAAGTTGATGatgataaattttatgCTTTGGATAGTAGTGTAAATAATTCTACAAGTTTAGTAAAAGACGAAAATAACGAATTCCCCAATGTtggaaaatatgaaaataaaatgaatgaTAAATTTGGCTATTTGTATGAAGTAGAAAGGGAAAATATCGatgaaaacaaatatataaatacaaattttaagtatttaaaaaataatacaaacatatcaattttttctgaagtaggaaaaaaagaaatattagatatttgtaaaagaaagaaaaatatgcaaaatgaaataaataaaaatagtcaagaaaaaaatattttcaataatgatatatttttttggttGAAACGAAAAGTCCATAGATCTGTTGATTGGAATATTTCACCTGAGGGAGtgaataaacaaaatgatataatagATGTAACGGAATTGAATTGCCCAGAGAAGAATAATATACCAGAGTCTGAAATAATAGAAGAAGGGGAAAATGAATCGGTTTATGGTAAAttagacaaaaaaaaattgattttagagaaaaataatgaaaatattcaagtaaatggagaaaaaaaaactaaaagagcttatatagaaaaaaaaatatccccatttaactttttaaaaaagttaaatataaatgtgttagatgatgaaaataaagatatgaAAAAGGAattagaaaatgaaaataataaaaacgatgaaaaaataaaagaatcacgagaaaaaaaaaaggaattatttatacaaatgTATTTGAGCAATTtggaatataaaaagagCAAATCAAGTTTGAGTAATATTTTAGGCGAAGAAAAAGCACCCCTGAATAAGTCAGACAGAAACTCAGATTCAAGTTCAAGTTCATCCCCCAAAATCTttagtgaaaaaaatggcGACTATAATTTGGAGTTTATTCCAAAGTCAACAAACGAGGAAAAGGATGATTCAAGTGTTATTGATGAACTAATTTATCAAGGCAATAATCGAGAAgacataaataatgaatcaAAGGATAAAACATATGAAGGTATAATAGATAACagcaaaaatattttcaaaaaattaaaagaaaattatgaattatttaaaaaggaaaatatgtCACCATACATATTAGAGGGGtgtgaaaaatatataaattattattatggtATAGAAAaggaagaaaaaataaaagagaTGAAACATTATTCtgaattaaatttttatgatgtaataaaagataaaaattttactatagaaaattataatatgcttataaaaagtaaaataatatttaataaagaagaagaagcatttaattattttaatttgttaaaaaaatatgattttaaaataaatgtggATACATATAATAGCTTAATGTATACATGTATTGTTCAGAAAAATGCTAAATTAAGTAGGTTAATTTATTTGCAAATGATAAAAGATATGTTTATacctaataaaaatacattttgtATTATGATTAAGTCACACATACTagataatgatataaaaagtgcttttcatttatatagaaaaatggTTAAAGAAGATATCGAAGTAGATTTGCCAATTTATTCAACACTAATAGATGGGTTGATTaaacataaattatataaaagagctgaaaatttttataattatattataaattataaaaatgttgtacctgatgaaatattatatactatcatgataaaaaattgttcaTATAATGGAGAAGCTGAAAAGTGTTTAAACATTTATGAAACAATGTTgtcaaataatttaagaATAACAGACATAACTTTAatagaaataattaattgTTTATCAAAAAGAGttgattattttcataaagttttccatttttataatatttatttagcTAACGATATGAAACTAAATCATCGattaatgttatatatgattataGCTTGCTCaaataatggaaatataaaaagattaaaagaaatattaaagactatgaataaatataaaataaaaattactGATGAAATGTATTGCTATATTATAAGAACCTTTGCTAATAACTGTAAAAGTAGAAACATGCAGAtaagtgaaaaaaataacaacaTAAAGTATGCTTGgggtattatatattatatgataaatcttagaaaaaataacataaatgacaaaaataatgtttcAGAATCATCAATAGAGAATGATCATGCAAATTCTtcaataattaaaaaaaataataatattgtgaATACTAAACTATTGAATAGTATtgttttgttatatattaattgtgaatattatgaatactctataaatatgttgaaatattattcatattttcaatGCATCCCAGattattatacatttaaTATGCTATTTAAAAtgcttttttataaacaaaaagaTTATGGAAAGGTTATATGTCTATATAATTACATGGTAaataatactaatataaaaatagacGAATATACATTTGATTTAGTATTAAATTCCGctattaaaacaaaatcatcaaaaaatactttatttattttacgACATATGTTTACTGCCAAAATTTATCCAACTCCCAAAACGATTAAAAAGCTATTTCATGTTGCTAGGCATATTACAGATATTCAACTTATTATTAATAGTATGATACGtcaacaaaaaaaagacataTACGAAGAAAACGTTAAAGAAAACCAACTTATTCAATTAAACATAGATGAATATGAATTAAACTTATTTAAAGATGGTAAAACTTTCAAAACAAAATCAGAGATTGATAAAGTAAGGgatcaattttttaaaagaaaggAAAGAATTGAAaaggataaaaaaatgtctaaaaataaaaaatcatcTAATTGGCTGCCTTATGGCCAATATTTGCAAACCAAGAAAAAGGGAGGAAATGCTTATTCCAAGAAAGTTGATAAACCCAAACCACTCCCATTTGATTGacattataaaaaactataatataattgtatGCATACAGTTTTATTACCACACCATAATATGGCTACTCCCATTTTGGCACGTTTTTCACAAATCGTATATTATGACATTCACTATTTATGATCTTATTTTTAGcgttattaaaataaaataggtAAGCTAGTTttaatcaaaaaatatttaaaaattataaaatgttaaggatggaacaaaaaaaataaaaagtcagatatataaaatggtAATCATATTATACCCAAAGTGGTAATGAATGAAGACATTTATTTGATGGAGTTTTGTCGattaattcatttaataaCGAACAGTTAAAATGGTTAATGCTTTTTATGtctattcatttatttattcatttatttattcatttatttttttttaattaaagtTAGcgtaatttaataaattattatcaactaaatttattatatatgaaatcaCCATATTTgctaaagaaataaataaaattatttctataattaatttatcgctactataaaataaaatataaaattttaaaaggAATAATATAATGTCCATATAAAGAAGCTTCCtgtatttaaatatttgggtaaaaaaattcatatatatgttgaacataataaattattattattttttttcatattttaattgaTTAGTCTTaccaaatgaaaaaaattagtgTGAAGCTAATATGAGAATATAGGTTGTGTGCTGATAAAAAtttctgaaaaaaaaaaaaaaaaaattatgaacgTTCAGGTAATAAAAGTAGGTATAAAAAAGTGTATCAGCTAAATTGTCAGGCAATtgattaaataaattatatatatatatatatatatatgtacgtGGTAGTTTGAAAAACAAATGCAAATAttctaaatttataaacaaaagaaataaaGATTACACTTTTCATGATGTTGAGAATGTGATAAAAGGATAAAATGCTTGACATGTCAGCAACCATTTGGACATACTTTGGAGCTAAAGCTTTTTCATAGTctgttttttcttttcttttgaatataaattttatattatttttttcaacaaGTGGAATATTCATactttttgttttcatttcatttttttttaatttttttttcggaATATCTTCAAAGTCTGTGTCATAAatcaattttaaaatttggaGATCGTTACTCGTATTagtattttctttataaaaaaaaacccAACTATTATAACATGTGTATTtgttcaaaaataaattcggCATACTTTCAGTGGGCACTACTGTATTACCCCTTATAAAGATTATGAATTTTAGATATtctggaaaaaaaaagtagtAAAATGAAATAGGTACAGAATAAGACAAATTTAACTAATTGTAACGCTTAAATCAACGATATTCTTTTATGCATataggaaaaaaataaaatttaaacatGTATAATCtctaatattataatatttttttttgaattgaACATGGATATAGATATTCTTActttttatacatttgtaaattatttttttaatatataatataaattttttgatatatgatataattttttgggattttttgataaattttttatatgaacgATATAGGGGCTTTCTATATAGTTCTATTAATGTAAAAGATACATTCACAGCGAATTTaagtattaatataaaatatactaaataatatatatatataaataaagaaataaaaaataaaactttactatgattatatatcgaaaataaaaatactaaaTCGCAAAAAGTGTTTAATTGATTAATAATTCCAgctataattaaaaaaatatcaaatttaCGATGAGTAATTGtataattgttattttcaaattgaatatattttagcaattctttatttaagTTATggttaacattttttaattcgtctaatatataatatttatcttcatcatcatttatattttcattaattgATGCCTCGTTTTGTTCACTGccacatataataaaatgcttttcttttgaaaaaagtttatcatttataaatctttttttttcattggcttgattattattgttactattaaaattggatatattttggttgttatgtttttttttataactaaGATATTTTGCGTATATTCTTTTCTTGACTTCTttgatattatattttcgaactaaactatatttaatatcatTACTAATTATTAAgtcaatataaaaaaaaataaaaatataaacatatatgaTTAGTGATATATCAGTTGTGAATTCGGGTTTATAGGCTATTATGCGGAATACAATAATAGTTATAtacacacaaaaaaaaaaaaatatattaaccaaatataaaatggaaaattgtatataatgctttttgtttaaaataaaaggagATGAGCAATTGCTCATCAAACTATCATTCAACCCTAATTCAATTATTTCAGCTTCTGTTAATATTTGCGAAAGTAAtgaatttttcattttttatacaacgaaaaatgaacaagtgaaaaaaaaaacaaaaaaaatgtcataatatattcgggaaaaataagaacatacataaatatgtattttctgtatatataatataattttaagaAAGCAACatatctataaaaaaaacatagaATTAGGATTAAAATccaaacaaatataaacatatgtTAACTTGCTTTTCCTctccatattttttaatttattctTAATAACTAGgagaaatataataaaccctattaaaattatttaattaaaatagaaaaaaaaataatttatttataattttatttttcatatatatctaatgtaataatacccttttatatatatgcatccTAACTTTCATTTCCgtaaatattttcacaaTTTTTTGGGAACTTTTgtgatattaaaaaaattgttaatatatttttcaaaaaaaataaaagtacaTGTTATTTAAATGAGCA is from Plasmodium berghei ANKA genome assembly, chromosome: 14 and encodes:
- a CDS encoding pentatricopeptide repeat domain-containing protein, putative, yielding MNYPTSLIRFKDLRLNNIKGKFFYSNTVYCKTNSFLYYCVNNLSQLNNAKKNYSSLGQLVDRKKNVINLNDDDKIIKSYKRVNIKKILKGNKKSDKFEDEENVNKKNKLGDTNMESNFVNFNGMELQSEYNRKKKVAENREEKIIMNNIEQKDKEMKKSPEDYSDKIDDSDMDEIYLKNLQKKNKRDIDDENIKNSVDELFYSKGKKKKLMKRLIFNSNCDYMDLINKYQEFKEVDDDKFYALDSSVNNSTSLVKDENNEFPNVGKYENKMNDKFGYLYEVERENIDENKYINTNFKYLKNNTNISIFSEVGKKEILDICKRKKNMQNEINKNSQEKNIFNNDIFFWLKRKVHRSVDWNISPEGVNKQNDIIDVTELNCPEKNNIPESEIIEEGENESVYGKLDKKKLILEKNNENIQVNGEKKTKRAYIEKKISPFNFLKKLNINVLDDENKDMKKELENENNKNDEKIKESREKKKELFIQMYLSNLEYKKSKSSLSNILGEEKAPLNKSDRNSDSSSSSSPKIFSEKNGDYNLEFIPKSTNEEKDDSSVIDELIYQGNNREDINNESKDKTYEGIIDNSKNIFKKLKENYELFKKENMSPYILEGCEKYINYYYGIEKEEKIKEMKHYSELNFYDVIKDKNFTIENYNMLIKSKIIFNKEEEAFNYFNLLKKYDFKINVDTYNSLMYTCIVQKNAKLSRLIYLQMIKDMFIPNKNTFCIMIKSHILDNDIKSAFHLYRKMVKEDIEVDLPIYSTLIDGLIKHKLYKRAENFYNYIINYKNVVPDEILYTIMIKNCSYNGEAEKCLNIYETMLSNNLRITDITLIEIINCLSKRVDYFHKVFHFYNIYLANDMKLNHRLMLYMIIACSNNGNIKRLKEILKTMNKYKIKITDEMYCYIIRTFANNCKSRNMQISEKNNNIKYAWGIIYYMINLRKNNINDKNNVSESSIENDHANSSIIKKNNNIVNTKLLNSIVLLYINCEYYEYSINMLKYYSYFQCIPDYYTFNMLFKMLFYKQKDYGKVICLYNYMVNNTNIKIDEYTFDLVLNSAIKTKSSKNTLFILRHMFTAKIYPTPKTIKKLFHVARHITDIQLIINSMIRQQKKDIYEENVKENQLIQLNIDEYELNLFKDGKTFKTKSEIDKVRDQFFKRKERIEKDKKMSKNKKSSNWLPYGQYLQTKKKGGNAYSKKVDKPKPLPFD